ACGTCATTTTGACCAGATATCGCTATCGATGCGGCCCTGCAGCTCCGGATAATCGTCCGCTACGAAGACTGGCGACTTGCCCGCTGCACGCTGCCGGAAATAGTCGCGGGTCAGTTTGACCACCGTACCCGACAGGAGCACGATCGCAATAAGATTGATGGTTGCCATCAGTCCCATGGACGCATCCGCAGCGTTGAAGACGGTCGCCACGCTTTCATAGGCGCCCCAGACGACCATGGCCATGGCAGCGAGCCGCAGGAGCGTCATGGGGACCTTCCCATCGGCGCTCAGGAAGGCCATCGCATTTTCGGCATAGGCGAAGTTGCCGATGATCGAAGTGAAGGCAAAGAAGAAGATTGCCACTGCAATGAAATACAGTCCGAAGGCACCGAACTGCTCACTCAGCGCATTTTGCGTCAGCGTGGCGCCTTCGATCGCGCCGCCGAACTGGTAGACGTCCGACAGAAGGATCATGATGGCGGTGCAGGTGCAGATGACGATGGTGTCGATGAAGACGCCGAGCGCCTGCACGAAACCCTGCGACGATGGATGGTGCGGTTGCGGCGTTGCGACGGCGGCAATGTTGGGTGCCGAACCCATCCCCGCCTCGTTCGAGAAGAGGCCGCGCTTCACCCCGTTGAGCATCGCGGCCAGGACACCGCCGGTGACGCCGCCGGCGGCTTCTTGAAGCCCGAAGGCGTGGCTGAAGATCAAGGCAAGGACGCCGGGGATCTCCGACAGGTTCATGATCACGACGACGATGGCCAGGAGCAGGTAGAGCCCGGCCATGAGGGGCACGATGACTTCCGCGACGCGGGCGATCTGACGGATCCCGCCGAAGATGATGATGCCGGCCAGGATGGCGACAGCGATGCCCACCGACAGCTTGTCGAAGCCGAAAGCCCCTTCCATCGCATCGGCGATCGAATTCGCCTGCACGGCGTTGAAGACAAGGCCGAAGGACAGGATGAGGAAGATCGAGAAGAGGCTGCCTGCCCAGGGAGCACGAAGACCCCTGGCGATGTAGAAGGCCGGGCCGCCGCGATACTGGCCTTCGGCATTCTCGACCTTGTACAATTGGGCGAGGGTGGATTCGGCATAGGCCGTCGCCATTCCGAGGAACGCGACGACCCACATCCAGAAGATGGCGCCGGGTCCGCCAAGCGACAGTGCGACGGCAACGCCGGCGATGTTGCCGGTACCGACGCGGGACGCGAGCGAGATGGTCAGGGCCTGGAAGGGGCTGATGCCGTGTTTGTCCGTCGTTTCGGACTTGGAGACGACCCGGAAGAATTCGGGGAAGTGGCGGAGCTGTAGAAAGCCCAGGCGAAAGGTGAAGAGAATACCGACCGCGAGAAGCCCGTATATGAGGATGTAATTCCACAGAACGCCGTTCAAGGCGTCGATAAGGACTGTCATTGTTGTGCAACTCCGAAAAAGTTCACCCCCCAGACCGGGGCATAGATGCGGTCACCACCGGAGTCTAGCGGCTCAGGATGGTACAGCAATTTCGGAACGAAAGAATTGCAGCAGCGCGTCCGGCCCCACGATTTCGGATGCGAGCATAGGAAGGCGGGCCAGAAGGCGCGGGCCCACGGCATCCTGCATCTGCGCGACGTAGGGGCGCTCGCCGGCGCGACGCGCGTCCTGGAACGCGCCGGCATCGGCCGGCGCCAGGCGGTTCAGGATAAAGCCCGCCACCGGTATGCCCGCGCGCCGAAGCCGGGTGTCGAGTTCCAGGCTTTCAAGCACAGGCAGCCGTTCCGCTGCCAGCACGATGAGAAAGGCCGTCAGCCCTTCATCCGTCAAGGCGGCGCGCATGGTGTTGAACTTGTCGCGGCGCTTCGAAAGGACGTGACGGATTGTATGCTCGCGCGCCTCGCTCGCCGTGTCGGGACTATAAGCCCGAAACTGGCCGAGCGCCGCCTTGAACCGGTCGGCCCTGTCGCGGCGTCCCATCATGCCCTCGGTCCAGGCCGCCATCTGCTCGGGCAGCTCGAGGAGCCGCGACGTATGGCCGGACGGTGCCGTATCGAAGATGACGACGTCATGGGAGGACAGGCCGGCGCTGACGATATCGGCCATCTTCTCCAGAAGGGCGGCTTCCGCCATGCCGGGGGCATCGCGCGCCAGGGTGAGATGATGCTGCAACGGGGCGCGCAGGCGTTCGGGCAGCATAGGCCGCAACGTGTCGGCTACGGCCGAAAGATGGGCATCGACCGTTTGCGACGGATCAATCTCCAGCGCGTCCAGCCCCGCCGCCAGCCGAACCGGCAGGGGGCCGACCTCGCGCCCCCATATATGGCCGAGATTATGCGCAGGGTCGGTCGATGCCAGGAGCACCCGCTTGCCGCTGTCGGCCAAGCCTGCTGCGACGGCCGATGCGAGCGTCGTCTTTCCGACGCCGCCCTTGCCGCCGAAGAAGAGCAGCCTGCGGCCCGACAGCCGTGTCAGCAGCATCGCAACCCGTCGAGGGGCGAGTGGGGTAGGCCCATGCGGCGGTGCCAGTCGTGGTACCGGTCCAGCATCTCGGGCAGAAGTTCCAGCGTATAGTAGGTCGCCGGGTTCGGCACGCCGAGCGCCTCGCTCATGGCCAGCATCATGAACAGGTCTTCTTCCTCCCGCGCCGCGCGGGCGAATGTCCGACGGTACGGGGCCACATAGAACTCGCGCAGCCCGTCGGATATGGCGGAGAAGAGGTCCCGGGTCATTCCGCCGCCTGCGTCGCCTGGGCCTCCCGCTCCCGCTTCATCGCCATGACGGCCTCGAAGGTGACGAACATCGCGGCAGCCAGCACGGCAAGGTTCAGCGTGACGAGGAGCCACTGCCCGCTGCTCACGAAGGTGCCGAGCTGGATGAACAGGGCGAAGATCGACATCGTCAGTAGGAAGACGAGCGGAATGAGGACGTAGATGACGGGGCGGCGCAGCCGCATCAGCATCACGGCGATGATGGACAGGGTCAGTCCGGCCAGGAGCTGATTGGTGGTTCCGAATAGGGGCCAGATGAGCATTCCGCCCGTACCACCCGAACCCGCGCCGAAGGCAAGCGCTAGGCAGCAGGCGAGCGCGATGAAGGTCGCGCCCATTCCGCTCTTCAGCGGCGCGGCACCGGTGATCTCTCCCACTTCCTGGACGACGTAACGCTGCAGGCGCAGGCCCGTATCCATGGTCGTCCCGGCGAAGAGCGCCGCCATCACGGTCAGGATCGTGGCTGAAATGCCGACGTCGAGCCCGATGCCATTGGACAGGATGTTGGCACCGCCTTCAACGAAGGCGTTGACCCCGCCGGCCGAGAACTGCGTGTAGACCCCCTTCCAGGCTTCGAGCGAGGCGAAGCCCGCCGTGGCGCAGACGATCGCCGCCAAGGCGAGCATGCCTTCGCCGACGGCGCCGAAGTAGCCGACGAACCGGGCATCGGTCTCCTTGTTGAGCTGCTTGGATGAGGTTCCGGACGAGACGAGGCCGTGGAAGCCAGAGACGGCGCCGCAGGCGATCGTCACGAACAGAAGGGGGATGAAGCTCGGGGTTCCGGGAGGAACGTCGGTGTTGAAGGCAGGAACCACGATGCTCGGGCCGGCAAGGACCGTGGCCCCGTACAAGAGGATCAGGCCAACGAACAGCTGCAGGCCGTTGATGTAGTCCCGCGGCTGCAGGAGGACCCAGACCGGCAGGAGCGACGCGATCCCGGCATAGATAAAGAGCAGCAGGATCCACTGCGTCGTCGGGTTCATGCCGAAGACGCTGTCCGGCAGGGTAATGGGTACGGCCTGGCCCAGCCAGATCATCGCGTAGAGGACGACGACACCGATCACCGAAGGCCAGAGCAGTCCCACATGGTGGCGGTAGATCAGCTGGCCGATGGCGAGGGCCACGACGATGGCGCCCCAGATCGGAATGACGGATGTGGGGAAGCGGACGAGCAGGCCGGCGATGACGACGGCGAAGACCGCGTTCACCATGAGCAGCAGCAGGAAGATGACCAGCATGAACACGTTGCGTGCCCGCGGGCCGAGAACGTTCGCCGTCAGCGAACCGATGGACTGGCCCTTGTTGCGCACGCTGGCCCACAAGGCGCCGAAATCGTGCACGCCGGCAAAGAAGATCGTGCCGAGCACGACCCAGGCGAAGGCCGGAGCCCAGCCCCAGATGACCGCAATGGCGGGACCCACGATCGGCGCCGCACCGGCGACTGATGTGAAGTGATGGCCCCATAGAACGAAGCGATTGGTCGGTACGTAATCGACGCCGTCCTTCATGGAATGGGCGGGCGTAACGTAGTTCGGGTCGAGCGCGTAAATCTTTTCCGCGACGAACTTCGAGTAAACGAAATAGCCGATAGCAAAGCACACCAGCCCGATCACGATCAGTAATGTCGCGCTCACGCAAACCCTCCCCTGCAGCAAGAGATTGCCCGAGCATTTTTGCGCAGGTGGCGAATCTCTCCTTTGTTCAGGTCTCTTTCAGAAAGCGGATCATGGCAACGATGCTGCGCTCGAACTCACGCTCTTGTGACCGGATCTTAAGTTGCGGTTCGCCGCGCCACGCCTGCCATGTCAGGCAAAGTAACGAACGGCCGCGAAGCCACCGATGAGCAGCACCAGAAGGACCACGAAGACGAGGCCGAGCCTGCGTTCGATGAAATCCCGGATCGGTGGGCCGAAGGCGTAGAGTAGTCCTGCGACCAGATAGAAGCGCGTTCCGCGTGCCAGCGTGCACAACAGGACGAAGCTGACGAAATCCAGGCCCGTCGCGCCGCTGGCAATCGTCACCACCTTGAAGGGGAACGGTGTCAGGCCGGCGATCAGCACGATCCAGGCGCCATACTCGTTATAGGTGATAGCGAACTCGGCGAAGCGTTCGGAGTAGCCGTAGAGTGCAAGTATGGGCCGTGCGACCTGCTCGAAAAGCGCGGCGCCGATGACATATCCTGCAATGGCGCCGAGGACCGAGGTGAGCGTGCAGATCAAGGCGAGCCGCCAAGCCCGCCGGCGATTCGCGATCACCATGGGTATCAGCAAGATATCCGGTGGAACCGGAAAGAATGAACTGTCCGCGAAGGAGACGGCGCCCAGCGCGTAATTCGCCCGTGGTTTGGCGGCGAGGCGAAGGGTCCAGTCGTAAAGAGCTCTAATCATCCTGCGGCTTTCGTTCGATTATGATTGGAGTTGACGCTCGACCCAGCGGGGGTGCGAGCATTTTCAGTTGGCGGCGCTCCTGCACAGCTCTACCGCGGCTCGCTTGGCAAGGAGCCTGTCATCGCCCGGGATTGGGGATCTTCAGGATATGACCGCAGGCCTTGCAGTGGACCGCGTCTAGGTCGTGCTTCTGCAGGGCACATTGCGGGCAGGGATAGACGACCTTGGCCGGCCGGAAGAGGGATTGCCCGAGGCGGACGAACAGGGAAATGCCGCAGATCATCATGACGATCGAGGTGAGCTTTCCCATCGTACCCGGCAGCGTGATGTCGCCGAACCCCGTCGTCGTCACCGTTGCGACCGTGAAGTAGAAGGCATCGACGTAGCCTTCCAGGCCTGATCCGTCACGAAAGAAGAAGGTGTAGACGAAGCCGGTCGACACGAACAGGAAGGTGACGAGGTTGAGCGACGCGCGGACCGTTTCCTCCCACCGGCGCAGCGAACCGCCCAGGAAGGCACGCCAGAACACGTCGTTCCGCGACAGGGTCCAGAGCCGGACGATCCGCAGGAAGCCCCAGTTGGCGAATGTGTACGGGAACATGAGCGTGATCAGGACCACGATGTCGACGAGGACCGCCGGTTCGCGCAACCAGCGCCGACGATCGAGCGATGCGAGCCCGCGCGCCGTCAGCTCCGCCGCGACGACGAGGGCGATGGCATAATCCACCCACAGGAAGATGGCCTGGTCGCGCAGGACCGGCGTGGCCACGAAGAAGGCGATGATCACGAAATCGATGAGAAGGACCGCGCGCTGGTAGCGCAGGGCGCTCTTGCTGCGTCCGTGATACAGAGAGCGCAGACGCCGTACGGCCGGTGACGGGTTTCGACGCTCCGGCCGGTCGGCGGGGAGCGCGGCGTCGCCATCGGTGCCACGATCCGGCGCGCCATAGGCTGGATGGGTCATCGGCCGCGTGTCGGCCCATGCGGTGTACGGGCGGTTCCCGTCCACCGCTTGATCCAAGCGTCCGGCACCCCGGCCACGGAGAGATAGGCGTGTTCCAGAAGCCTGGTCCATGCTTTACCAAAGGCCATGTCGAGCTGGACAGCAAGCCAGGAGGACGGGAGCGACAGAATGAGCGCACCCACCATGTCGAAGGGAAAATGGACGCCTAGGTAGATGCGTGACCAGGCCACCGCGATCCCCGCAATGGCAATGGTCGCGGCGAGCCGCCCCCAGCCAATAAGTACCAGCGTCATCGCATAGGTGAACATGATGAGCCCGTGGTTACTTGGGAAGGAAGGGCTGCCGCGATGGTCGAGCAGCTGATGGCCGAGAGGAATCTGGAAGGGGCGTTGCGCGGGAAAAAGCGCACCGAGAAGGTAGCTCGCAACCAAGGCCAGGATGAGTGACGCAAACAGCGTGAGCGCTGCTCTTCGGGCCGCGCTGCCGCCGAGCACCCAGAGCAGGATAAGGTGCACCGGGACGAGGTAGATCACCAGCTTGGCGGCTAGGAAGGCTGCCCAGGCGAGGAACCCAAAATGCTCTGTCGATGCGTTTAGGGCGAGGAAAAGCGACTGATCGAACGAGTTCATCGAGGGGTATTAGGCAACGCCTCTCTCGGAGGCAACATCGTTTAACAAGGCGTTGCCAAAGCTCGCAAGCGGAAGGGCAGCTTCCGTGCGTCCACTTCACCAGAGCCAACTGCCTCGACGGGGTGGGAAGCCGACAGCTGGCTTTCCAAGGTGCGACGGCCACTTTGCGCCCCCAGCTTAGACGTTGAGGCAGAACTTGCTTTTACCCACAAGCGGACGCTCGCGCACGACACTACGGACGTCGGCAATGCGCCCCGAAGCTGAACGGCAGCCTTCGCCTATCGTAAGCCCAGAAGCGGACTGTCCGCAAACGGCCCCAAAATCAGACAAGCGTATGCCTTCAATGGAGGTAGAATGCGGTTAGGCAGTTTTGATCCGGTAGCGATCTAATGCGCATGTGCCGTGGTCAGCCAGAAGTCCGTTAACCCGGTACTTGGCGCTGAAGCTGTTCGAGCAGTCCGTCACGCACCTAAGCTGAGGCTACCGTGAGAACATGACCAGATGGAGCGGCAGCTCAGAGAAATGGTGCGGTTTTGCCTTTAGGCAGGAATAGCGGAGTAGTCCATCCTCGCGAGGTTCTCTGAGAGTGTCGGACCTTCGGGCACCCAACCGAGCCGTTCGCGGGTGATAGCACCCGAGCCAGGCATGTCGAAGGCGGCAAAGCCCGCCATCCACCCGAAATGCTTCTTCGCCTCGCTTTCCGTCAATGAAGTGACCGGCACGTCCAGCCCATCGCCGATCGCCTCCGCAATAGAGCGGAAGGAAAGGGCCTCCTCGGTCACTGCGTGCCAGCGGGCGCCGGGTTCATGTCGCTCCAGCGCAAGCACGTACAGGCGGGCGACGTCCTCGACGGCGGCGGCGCACCAACGGTTGCTACCGTCCCCGACATAAGCCGAGACGCCCGTTTGCCGAGAAAGCGCTATCAAGGGCGAGACCAACCCCTGCTTTACTGGATCGTGGACCTGCGACAATCGAACGACCCCCACGGAGACGCCGCGCTCCCCGACCGTCAAACCCGCGAGCTCGCTAGCGATGCGGGGCATGAGGTGGTTGCGGTCAAGCACGTCCTCACGCGCGAACTCCCCGGCTCTAGGGCTCCCCATGCCGATGGCCGAGGTAATGAGTAGGGGTCGATCCGACCCAACGAGCACGTCGCCGATCGCCTCGATGACACGCCGATCCTTCTCGCAATTCTCGGCGTACCGCGAGAAATCGTGATCGAACGCCGTGTGGATCACGGCATCAGCAGTCTCGGCGCCTTTGGCGAGTCCCTCCGGATTGCTAAGGTTGCCGCTGTGCACAGCGGCGCCAACCTGCTCCAACCGACGGGCGCCAGCCTCGGATCGAGCGTTGCCGATCACCTGGTGGCCGGCGGCGAGCAGTTGAGGCAGTATACGGGAACCGATAAAGCCGGTTGCCCCGGTCAAGAAGACGCGCATGAAAACCTCCTGTT
This genomic window from Aureimonas sp. OT7 contains:
- a CDS encoding undecaprenyl-diphosphatase yields the protein MNSFDQSLFLALNASTEHFGFLAWAAFLAAKLVIYLVPVHLILLWVLGGSAARRAALTLFASLILALVASYLLGALFPAQRPFQIPLGHQLLDHRGSPSFPSNHGLIMFTYAMTLVLIGWGRLAATIAIAGIAVAWSRIYLGVHFPFDMVGALILSLPSSWLAVQLDMAFGKAWTRLLEHAYLSVAGVPDAWIKRWTGTARTPHGPTRGR
- a CDS encoding SDR family oxidoreductase, whose amino-acid sequence is MRVFLTGATGFIGSRILPQLLAAGHQVIGNARSEAGARRLEQVGAAVHSGNLSNPEGLAKGAETADAVIHTAFDHDFSRYAENCEKDRRVIEAIGDVLVGSDRPLLITSAIGMGSPRAGEFAREDVLDRNHLMPRIASELAGLTVGERGVSVGVVRLSQVHDPVKQGLVSPLIALSRQTGVSAYVGDGSNRWCAAAVEDVARLYVLALERHEPGARWHAVTEEALSFRSIAEAIGDGLDVPVTSLTESEAKKHFGWMAGFAAFDMPGSGAITRERLGWVPEGPTLSENLARMDYSAIPA
- a CDS encoding potassium channel family protein — encoded protein: MTHPAYGAPDRGTDGDAALPADRPERRNPSPAVRRLRSLYHGRSKSALRYQRAVLLIDFVIIAFFVATPVLRDQAIFLWVDYAIALVVAAELTARGLASLDRRRWLREPAVLVDIVVLITLMFPYTFANWGFLRIVRLWTLSRNDVFWRAFLGGSLRRWEETVRASLNLVTFLFVSTGFVYTFFFRDGSGLEGYVDAFYFTVATVTTTGFGDITLPGTMGKLTSIVMMICGISLFVRLGQSLFRPAKVVYPCPQCALQKHDLDAVHCKACGHILKIPNPGR
- a CDS encoding ArsA family ATPase yields the protein MLLTRLSGRRLLFFGGKGGVGKTTLASAVAAGLADSGKRVLLASTDPAHNLGHIWGREVGPLPVRLAAGLDALEIDPSQTVDAHLSAVADTLRPMLPERLRAPLQHHLTLARDAPGMAEAALLEKMADIVSAGLSSHDVVIFDTAPSGHTSRLLELPEQMAAWTEGMMGRRDRADRFKAALGQFRAYSPDTASEAREHTIRHVLSKRRDKFNTMRAALTDEGLTAFLIVLAAERLPVLESLELDTRLRRAGIPVAGFILNRLAPADAGAFQDARRAGERPYVAQMQDAVGPRLLARLPMLASEIVGPDALLQFFRSEIAVPS
- a CDS encoding cory-CC-star protein is translated as MTRDLFSAISDGLREFYVAPYRRTFARAAREEEDLFMMLAMSEALGVPNPATYYTLELLPEMLDRYHDWHRRMGLPHSPLDGLRCC
- a CDS encoding YqaA family protein, which translates into the protein MIRALYDWTLRLAAKPRANYALGAVSFADSSFFPVPPDILLIPMVIANRRRAWRLALICTLTSVLGAIAGYVIGAALFEQVARPILALYGYSERFAEFAITYNEYGAWIVLIAGLTPFPFKVVTIASGATGLDFVSFVLLCTLARGTRFYLVAGLLYAFGPPIRDFIERRLGLVFVVLLVLLIGGFAAVRYFA
- a CDS encoding alanine/glycine:cation symporter family protein; the protein is MTVLIDALNGVLWNYILIYGLLAVGILFTFRLGFLQLRHFPEFFRVVSKSETTDKHGISPFQALTISLASRVGTGNIAGVAVALSLGGPGAIFWMWVVAFLGMATAYAESTLAQLYKVENAEGQYRGGPAFYIARGLRAPWAGSLFSIFLILSFGLVFNAVQANSIADAMEGAFGFDKLSVGIAVAILAGIIIFGGIRQIARVAEVIVPLMAGLYLLLAIVVVIMNLSEIPGVLALIFSHAFGLQEAAGGVTGGVLAAMLNGVKRGLFSNEAGMGSAPNIAAVATPQPHHPSSQGFVQALGVFIDTIVICTCTAIMILLSDVYQFGGAIEGATLTQNALSEQFGAFGLYFIAVAIFFFAFTSIIGNFAYAENAMAFLSADGKVPMTLLRLAAMAMVVWGAYESVATVFNAADASMGLMATINLIAIVLLSGTVVKLTRDYFRQRAAGKSPVFVADDYPELQGRIDSDIWSK
- a CDS encoding carbon starvation protein A, with product MSATLLIVIGLVCFAIGYFVYSKFVAEKIYALDPNYVTPAHSMKDGVDYVPTNRFVLWGHHFTSVAGAAPIVGPAIAVIWGWAPAFAWVVLGTIFFAGVHDFGALWASVRNKGQSIGSLTANVLGPRARNVFMLVIFLLLLMVNAVFAVVIAGLLVRFPTSVIPIWGAIVVALAIGQLIYRHHVGLLWPSVIGVVVLYAMIWLGQAVPITLPDSVFGMNPTTQWILLLFIYAGIASLLPVWVLLQPRDYINGLQLFVGLILLYGATVLAGPSIVVPAFNTDVPPGTPSFIPLLFVTIACGAVSGFHGLVSSGTSSKQLNKETDARFVGYFGAVGEGMLALAAIVCATAGFASLEAWKGVYTQFSAGGVNAFVEGGANILSNGIGLDVGISATILTVMAALFAGTTMDTGLRLQRYVVQEVGEITGAAPLKSGMGATFIALACCLALAFGAGSGGTGGMLIWPLFGTTNQLLAGLTLSIIAVMLMRLRRPVIYVLIPLVFLLTMSIFALFIQLGTFVSSGQWLLVTLNLAVLAAAMFVTFEAVMAMKREREAQATQAAE